A stretch of DNA from Yoonia sp. G8-12:
GCCTGCCAGAGCGAATTGAGCCGTGACAGGCCACACGACTGAGGATCGCCTCGATCCGTGCCTGTACCGACGCGCTATCGCCTTGGTCGGCCAATTCATCCAGAATATCGCGGATCATCGCGGTGGCATTAACTTCGCCCAAGATCGCAGGGGTTTCACGCACGGCGATGGCTCCGCCGCCAAAGGGTTCGATGGTCAGCCCGAATTTGGCCAGATCATCTGCGATTTCCAGCAAATGCGCCGCTTCGTTGGCAGTAAGTTCAACTATTTCGGGGATCAGCAAGGCCTGCGCTGCAACACCGTTTTCGGCCATCTGCGCTTTGAGCTTTTCATAAACCAACCGCTCGTGTGCGGCGTGTTGATCAACGATCACGATGCCCTTTTCGGTTTGCGCGATGATATAGTTTTCATGCACCTGCGCGCGGGCGGCCCCCAACGGCAGGTCGTCGCGTTCGTCCACCACCATTGGTTCGAACCGCGCGGAAGGGGCCTCACCAAATCCGGGGGCCTGCGCCTGAAATGTCATGGACCGCGCACTGAAACTGGGCCGATCCATTTGATAGACGCGCGGTGTGATGGGTTCGGGGGTCATAGCGCCCAGCGTGGCGTTTGCCACGGTCGAAGATGCGCGATGCCCTGCCTCGGCCAGCGCATGACGCAGGCCTGAAACGATCAGGCCGCGCACCACAGCAGGTTCGCGGAAGCGGACCTCGGATTTCGCAGGATGCACGTTAACGTCCACCAGCGTAGGGTCGCAATCGACAAAAAGCGCCGCCACCGGATGCCTGTCGCGTGACAGCACGTCCATATAGGCCGCACGCAATGCCCCCAGCAACATCTTGTCGCGCACAGGACGTCCATTGACGAAGAGGAACTGCGCAACAGCAGCACCACGCGAATAGGTGGGCAGCGCGGCATAGCCGGTCAGGTGAAAGCCCTCGCGCTGGGTATCAATCCGCAGGGAATTATCTGCGAAATCTTTGCCCAACACCGCCCGCAACCGCCCGTGCAGGGCATCAAACAAATCGCCGGTCTCGGCATCTGCGCGAAATACGGTGCGGTTGTCGCCATTCGAGGCATCGCGCAAAATGAAGGTCACGAAAGGTTCGGCCATGGCCAACCGCTTCACCACATCGGTGACTGCCTGCGCTTCGGCCCTGTCTGTGCGCAGGAATTTCAGGCGTGCGGGCGTCGCATAGAAAAGATCGCGCAGTTCGATGACTGTGCCAGCAGAGAGGGCAGCGGGTTTGACGCCCTCGGTCTTGCCACCTGCGACGGCGATCATGGCGGCGTCTGCACCTTTGGCGCGCGACGTAATCGTGAGCCGCCCGGTGGCGCCCAGCGATGGCAATGCCTCACCCCGAAAACCGAAAGAGCGAATATTCAGCAGGTCCGACCCGTCAATTTTCGATGTGGCATGTCGCGACAATGCTAAAGGCAGGTCCGCCCCTGTCATCCCACAGCCATTGTCGGTGACGCGGATCAGGGTCTTGCCACCATCGGCAATCACTACCTCGATGCGGGTCGCGCCCGCATCGACGCTGTTTTCAACCAGTTCCTTCACGGCAGAAGCAGGCCGTTCCAGCACCTCGCCCGCGGCAATCCGGTTGATTGCAGCGTCGTCAAGTTGCCGGATCACGGGGCGCGGCTGTATCTGGGGGTCTGCGGTTGCCATGCCACAAGGTGTAGCATGGCCCGCAGCGATTCTACGAGTGGAAAACGAGACGGGAGTGACCTTGCTACTGCGTGGTTTCCAGCCCCTCGGGTTGCCCGACGACGACGAAGTGAAGCGCCTCGGGCTGCAGCAATTCAGCGGCGACACGGTTCACGTCTTCCAGCGTAACCGCCTCAACAAAATTGTTGCGGTCCACCACATAATCCGGCGTCAGGCCAATCATCTGCATGCCTGCCATGATGCTCGCAATGTCTGCGTTGCCATCAAAGCGCAGCGGGTATTCGCCCGTCAGATAGGTCTTGGCAACGGCCAACTCTTCCGGCGTCACGCCATCACGCGCCATCCGTTCCCATTCATTGCGGGTGACTTCAATCGCTTCGGCAATCGTCTGGTTCGATGAGGCAACAGATCCAAGGATCATCTCGGCATGGTATTTCGGGACGAGCGAGGTGCGGATGCCATAGGTCAGGCCACGCTTTTCGCGTACTTCCGTCATCAGCCGCGATTCAAAACCACCTGCACCCAGAATATGGTTCAACACGAATGCGGCGAAGAAATCTTTGTCATCGCGTTTCAGTCCCGCTTGTCCAAAGAAGGCCACCGACTGGGGCGTTTCAAAATCAACAACCGTGATGCCGCCATCCAGACCAAAGGCCACGTCATCAGGTAGGGGTGGGCCCTCTGCGGGCAAATCGCCCAAGAGGTCATCGAGCATTGCGCCCACTGTTTCCGCCGTCGTGTCGCCCACAACGGAGACATAAAGCCGGTCCAGCACCAGCGCGTTGCGATGCGCCTCAAACATGTCATCGCGGGTCAGGGCGGTCACAGAATCGACCGTGCCATCCGCGCTTGAGCCGTAAGGGTGGTCGCCAAATGCGTTTGCGTAAAATGTTGAGCTGGCAATCGCGTTGGGGCTTTTGGCATCGCTGTTGATGCCTGAAATCACCTGCGCGCGCACACGGTCCAGCGCATCTTGGTCAAAGCGTGGTGACACCAGCGCCTGACGCAGAAGGGCGATGACCTCTTCTTTGTTTTCCGTCAAAAACCGCGCCGAAATCGACATGCTGTCGTCATAGGCACGGAAAGTGAAACTGGCCGCAAGATCTTCGAGTGTTGCTTGGAACTCCTGCGCGGTCATATCGCCCGAGCCTTCTTCCAAGAGTGCTGCCATCAGGTTTGTCGCACCCCGTTTGCCGGGCAGATCAAGTGTGCCGCCGCCCTGTATACGGATTTCC
This window harbors:
- the mutL gene encoding DNA mismatch repair endonuclease MutL encodes the protein MATADPQIQPRPVIRQLDDAAINRIAAGEVLERPASAVKELVENSVDAGATRIEVVIADGGKTLIRVTDNGCGMTGADLPLALSRHATSKIDGSDLLNIRSFGFRGEALPSLGATGRLTITSRAKGADAAMIAVAGGKTEGVKPAALSAGTVIELRDLFYATPARLKFLRTDRAEAQAVTDVVKRLAMAEPFVTFILRDASNGDNRTVFRADAETGDLFDALHGRLRAVLGKDFADNSLRIDTQREGFHLTGYAALPTYSRGAAVAQFLFVNGRPVRDKMLLGALRAAYMDVLSRDRHPVAALFVDCDPTLVDVNVHPAKSEVRFREPAVVRGLIVSGLRHALAEAGHRASSTVANATLGAMTPEPITPRVYQMDRPSFSARSMTFQAQAPGFGEAPSARFEPMVVDERDDLPLGAARAQVHENYIIAQTEKGIVIVDQHAAHERLVYEKLKAQMAENGVAAQALLIPEIVELTANEAAHLLEIADDLAKFGLTIEPFGGGAIAVRETPAILGEVNATAMIRDILDELADQGDSASVQARIEAILSRVACHGSIRSGRRMQAAEMNALLREMEATPLSGQCNHGRPTYVELKLADIERLFGRT
- a CDS encoding M16 family metallopeptidase encodes the protein MLRIVIALCLSIVATTARAELDIQQVTSPGGINAWVVEEPAIPFVALEIRIQGGGTLDLPGKRGATNLMAALLEEGSGDMTAQEFQATLEDLAASFTFRAYDDSMSISARFLTENKEEVIALLRQALVSPRFDQDALDRVRAQVISGINSDAKSPNAIASSTFYANAFGDHPYGSSADGTVDSVTALTRDDMFEAHRNALVLDRLYVSVVGDTTAETVGAMLDDLLGDLPAEGPPLPDDVAFGLDGGITVVDFETPQSVAFFGQAGLKRDDKDFFAAFVLNHILGAGGFESRLMTEVREKRGLTYGIRTSLVPKYHAEMILGSVASSNQTIAEAIEVTRNEWERMARDGVTPEELAVAKTYLTGEYPLRFDGNADIASIMAGMQMIGLTPDYVVDRNNFVEAVTLEDVNRVAAELLQPEALHFVVVGQPEGLETTQ